Genomic DNA from Synechococcus sp. UW179A:
ACGAAACTGATCAATCTGAATCCACAGAGCGAGCGCGCTCAATAATCAATGGCTCAGGTTTGAGGTCTTGAGTACCAACAGTTTCAAAGATGGTGGGTACCGAAACAGCTCAGCAAAGCCTCGCCCCAACCGTCGTTGTGATCTAGACGATCCGCTTTCAGATTCTTTTTTTGATCAGCCTGCATTTTCATCATTGTGGCCTCAGTGAACACCTGACCCCTGTCCTGGGCAAGGTTCACTTCATGCACCGGCAGAGTTGTCGTAGTCATGGGTAGCTCCGATAGGGACGTTTTCGGTCTATTGCCACGGAATGTCGCTCGCGAGATGGGAGAACCGCACT
This window encodes:
- a CDS encoding Nif11-like leader peptide family natural product precursor, whose amino-acid sequence is MTTTTLPVHEVNLAQDRGQVFTEATMMKMQADQKKNLKADRLDHNDGWGEALLSCFGTHHL